The nucleotide sequence tataatatattaatgtagTCAAACTATAAATAACGTTGATCTTAATAGACTGTCATATTGTTCACAAAATTCtacagggaaaaaaataaatcatacattttcataaaaatgaaatgcttctttttttattcctcATATACCATTTACATATTTAGAGAGTTTTTTCCAATCAATGTTTGCCACCAAAACCTGCTTGAAAACAGTAATTTCTGCTGACACTGGTGGTCTTCTTTAACTTGGATTATTcttctttaaaattatattatattattatattaaattgcattatatataaaatcaattccCACCCTATATTATTCCTACTTTAACAGTTTCACTTAAAGTGATGTCACATAATTTAAGTTAAATGTGTTACAGTGTCATTTTACGTTGTCTTTAATTACTAGAGCAGGAGAGAAGTGTAATATCAAGCTAATTTTTGTCACCTCGTGTCACATGACATCTTACCTCCTATTGATATGAAGAGCAGAGAGGAGCGGACCCCTGCAGAGCGACTGTTAAACCTCTGCTCCTGTGCCTGAACCCCGTGATTATCACACAGATCCCCTGAgagcgacacacacacaaatatcacgGTCATGCATTGCACATTTGGCAGATTTAGGATCCTCTGTGGTGTAACAGATCTCATACTGGTATGAAGAGGAGGGTTCTAGTGAGAGCCGCCTTCACGATCTCCTGCAGGCCCTTATTCCCCTGGTGATGACCTCGGAGCAACGGCGTGATGTAAAAGGTCAACTCTGTGGTGAAGCCGAATGTAGCGTTCACCACAGCACTGACAACAAAGTTACTCTGAGTGGAAATACTGAGAATAGAGATGACAACAGTGTTGCTGTCAAAAGGTATTTGTGAGGTTCTGGTGTTGTTCTGGTGTAGCTGCTCACCTTTCAAAGCCCATGACGATGTAATACGAGagatataatgttacaaactCTGCTCTTTTTACaatctgtttatcaaagaatcatgaaaaactgtctcatggtttccacaaaaacagtatgcagcacaaatgttttcaacattgacaatacgGATAATTGATcatttttgagcatcaaatcattatattaaaatgatttctgatagATCATGTGaggctgaagactggagtaatgttgctgggaataaattacatttgaaaaatataaaaacggaAATAGTTAtctaaatagcaaaaatatatctcagtttttactgtattttggattaaataaattagatttagttCAAAAACATTAccaaatcttaccgaccccaaactttttaacattgTTGTGGATGTGGTATAAAACTGACAACATATTTCTGAATATCAGTATTAAATATTTGTAGATTGATGTTGAGTATACTAACAACAAACACAATGATCCCATCCACTGTGTATTTATAGAAGTAGTAGAGAAGTTTTCCAAATGGCCATAGAAAATAGCAGGACAACCTCCAACAGTTTCACTGAAATAAAACAGTGGCACATTAGCAATCCAGAGAGATACTACAATGTATCAGTACTTATTTAGACAGATTCTTACCACACGGGATGCCAAAAACTGTGAAGAGCATTAGGAGTCCAACAAAAACATAAACCAGAGAGATCCACCAGCCGAAGAGAAACATATAGAGAACGTTGCCACAAGTGAACGATGAACCCACAGTGTCCGACCTGTCCTGAAAGAGACGCTTTGTCACATGAATCTTGCACTTCCTGAATCCAAACCTAAATAAATAGAACAGAGCAACATCAGCATCAACATCAGcaatatgcaaaataaaactgGACATATGTGTCCAGTGCACATTTACCttataattatttgtgattttttggGCCTCTATTTCATTTTCAGCACTTATGCTGGTCTTGCATGGGTTCTTATCTCATATTTCTTCACCGAAGCTGCATTCTGTAAAGAAGTTTGAAGTAAAGACAATAAAAGGGTTAGTAGCATCATGTtagaaaacaagcacaaaaaaacACCCTTGATTTAATGAAAGGTGCATGGGGTCTCACTTCTCTGCGGGTGTTTCGGGGTGTAGGAGCCGCTTGTTTGCAGGAAACAGGAGTGAGTGTGAGCATCGCTGACTTCTGAGTGAACGGGAGCTACACAAACCCTGTCACAGCATGAACCAGCCTGATGAAACCTAGAGAACCGCTGGACAATCTGATGGAATCATGGTTATTATtaagcattaaaaactgtttggttttatttaaattatcatattttctaaatatatttatttgaattcctTAGAATCGGCAGCATATATCTgttaatattgacaaaaaaaaaacatgttaacattaattaaatgtaaaaaaaaaaaaaagtttattgtaaataaaacattaatgaacATGGTTCAACTATTTCTTACATgcaataaattgcattaaattataaatatctcAAACTGGTTACGGTGTATTAGATACATACACATTGGTTTATTAGTAGTTACTAATGTGTGACTGAAAAATATGCATCATGTAAATTTGATCCGGATTCATTTACATCCAGGATAAATTATAATACACGTTCAAATCCATTAATGTGAAAAACAACAGACAGCCATTAATGTCACGAGAATTTATGATCATGTGACATCCATTGTTGCATATCAAAAGTCCGAAGTAATTGAAACAACGGTGTAATGgtctgttttaataaaataacgcACTGCACTGTTGACAATTCAGGCCAGTGGATTCTTTTTAGTTCTTCAGTTTACATACAATGGCGTTACTTGTTTGTATTATTGTTTACCTTGCTTTTCTGAGTCGAGTTTTCTTCTTCGCGGCTCTACATTCAGTGTCATTTCAGCACATGCTCTTCTCTGTCATTCCACAGTCTCAGTCTCGAATGACAGACAGTTCTCGCTAAATATGTGAGCGAACTGGACTTACAAAACAAACCCCAAATAAACgaatctctaaaaaaaaaaaaaaggtacaataaGGCACTCCTGTTTCTGTTTTCAGAATGCGTCATACTTTATGCTATGGTgcaaaataaagctaaaaacgCAGCATTAAGTCACTTATAACAAATgagacaaattaaataaacaaaggttattaaaaatgttaatatttattttaaagaacttCCACAGACCTGATATAAAAGCCAAAAAGCATTCCTAAAAGAAATCATAGCAAATATTAACCACTGTTTTATAATTGCcttataaaacaatatttcttAATGCATCGCTCGCTGGCCCTGTCGATATCATCATCAAGCATAAGAAAACAGTCACAGTACAATCAATGCACACATTCTGTAAAAATAAGGTTCCTGGGTCATTACTACATCAGCGTAACCTGAATAACGTTTTTTAGTAGTAAACTTCACTTGCATTATGCAGCACTGAAGTAACACTTATTTTTCAAGGCATTAAGATTTCTAAACATGCTGAGATGTTACAAGAGTCCTTTCCACCACTAGTCTGGATATCCAAAGCACTTAGTGTGGTCAGAAAAAATACCTGCACTCACTTGGACAAGAAAATGTTAGGCAGTGAAGATGTCCTCATCGAACGAGGTCTGTGGTGTTCACAAATGTCTATTATAGGAACAAAAATCACTCCAAATGCCTGAGGGAGTCATTTCTCATCCATTACCTGTAGATCTCAACACTGTTCCAGCAAGGGTTTGAAGCTACAGTAGGTTGTTAGTGCAGAGCTCTAGGCAAACAAGCTTCTACACAATGAAGAACGGGTATATTTGGTAAAAAATGTTCTGTAAGAGCTTATGTGAGGAGTCTGGCCACCTGTGACTTCACCTCCTCGTCTGGATGGGACAGCAGCAGGGGCAGTTTACGGTGCAGCTGAGAGGAGCTGTCCAGTAAAACACAGAACAGAGAGTCCTGTCGCCTCCTCAGAGCTTCAGCCACCTGAGCAGAGGGTCTCCACGCGCGCAGATTCCCCACGAAAAACAACAGGCGGAGAAGAACAGACGTGCTTGTGCAGCCGTCAAACAACAAAATCAGGGACGCTGGAGCCTGTGAACAGATTTACAAGTACATGGAGGAGCTTGTGTCAATATATAACAGCTCACAACTAAGAGAAGAACTCAATTATGGCTGCATGAAGAATCAAGATAGAACCAGAATCGCAACGTGGCTTAGTGTGGTTATAAAATCACATAGATtgtgatttatataaataaataaacatacaaatatatattttaggtttTCAGAGCGCTAGCTGCAGTTTAAcgccaaaataaatacaattaagatGGCCATAATTTGTAAGGCTTCACAAATTGGccgaatttttttttatatgctgatATAAAATGATGTTAtcagaataaaattaattattaaattaaaaggtttttttcctaaacacaaatttttatttcacaatgaaatattacaatatatttctttatattattattgcaataataatacaatatatgacttaaataaaatcttaaaataatattaatattaacaatagtaatgataaatgattttattttattctcatgttgacatattataattattattaaataaagataagacacaaaataaatattactaataataaatactactttattaaataaagtaaGAAACATTACTATTACAATACTCTACtgtgaaataaagcaaattagtATTTAGGAGAAtctaataatattgataatgatgtgaatttattttgatcatatgatgatttatttttatcatgttgATTACAAATTCATTAAAATCTGGAAAAAGTGTAAAGCCATACAAACAAGCACAGCAtgccttttttttataataatcttattttaaatagcaatggCAGTTTTTATCTgaagaaaaatcacaataatattctttcCTCAAATCGTGCAGCACTAAACTGAATCATGACCACAGAGTGGCCTTAAAATAGAAGTATGCATCAACAGCAGGCAATGAGAAAAACTAGGACACCTAGCATCCAAGGCgattatatatagatttatcTATTTATAATCATATTGTGTTGGTATGACTGAATATTCACTGGAACCAGCTGCACTGGATCTCACTTACAAAACAGTGAAAGCATTACAGCAGAAACCATAAAAGACATGCTTGTTCACCTGAGCTTGCACAATATCGTCCATCAGATCTGGATTGGAGGAAAGATTGACCAGGACCTTCAGGACCTGGATCTGCAGGAACAGATTCAATCTTCAACACATCTGCTTGTGTAAACACATCACTGAACACGTTCCTCACGTTAATCACCTGTAGGACTTCACTGCTCACTACGAGCAGTGACAGGAGGAGGGTGATGGAACCCTTCATCAGATGCTGGTGATTATCCGTGACTGACAGATTAGTGAGCAATCGGAGCGCTGCCAGCTGAAGGTCAGAGTTCACCGGCGACATCTCAATCATCTGCATCACCGACGAGACGTATATCTGACCAACAACAACAGAAACCAGTGTAGGCATAGTATCCATGGTAGAGCGAAAGAAAAACAGATTCAAAATGgtgtcatttatatattataacagcatttattaatattttgtagtaGCGTTTTTTACGTTTAATTCTGTCCTCTTAATAAATAATGCGATACCTTCAGCTGCTCTTGATTGCGGATATTCATGCTCAAGTTGTTCAGAGCGTTCAGAGTCTGAACGCGGATCTCAGGCGAAGGGTCTGAGAGGAAGCCTGCTATGATGTGAAGACCTCCGAATTCTCGCAGAAGATCCTAacgaagaaaaacaaaaaataactttaaatatgcTGGATCATCAAGTCCAAAAAATACGTCTTATGCATAATGTCTAGAAGACAGAACATCAGATGACCTGGTTTACTGTAAAGGCAGCAGCATTTCCCAAAGTCACGAGAACTTTCCTCCTCTCTTCTAGGTTTGGGCTGCTCTGCAGAAGCGAGAGAAGCATACTCAGATGTCGAGGCTCCAGGTTGgcagcagatttggagaaaatatCACCTTGTGAgaagacaaaaacataaataaaggaTTGTATGAAGAAGACATCTACTTCTGTTTCTAAATCAAGAACCTAGGACAATAAAATGAAGTTGACACACTGCCTAGATATACACTCACTGTAATGTATATGATTGAAAAACACTCCCTTCAAACTTACACAGAGCTGTCAGGAAGCAAGACTTTTATAACACATCCAACCATTTCAATGTCACTTAACTTACTAGATTCAGTATCCACAGTAGGATCCAGATTATCACTCTTACTGACAACTTTAAATCCAGACACTTTGGCCATCAGGCTTCCAGGCTGAATAGTCACACTTTTAGCAGACTTTTTTCTGTTTACTCCCGCATCTCCCGCGCGACTGAAGACTAGTTTATAAATGCCATACGAGGCTCCGGCTCCTGCTACAATCCCCAGCAGAGCCTTCACGCTGCACAGGCGGGCTACGACAGTGTCGTCTCCCATTCTGCGATAGGCGCAGCTTTCATATGTTAACACATGCTCCTTGTCCGACAGGATAAATAATACAGATACAAACAGTTCCTGATCATTTTACCCGTCACTACTGTTTCCTCAGCTCTGCGTCTATTGCGTCAGTGAGTGGACGACCAAAACATTTCGCAGAGTTAAGTGTTGCTGTGTTGAGCGTTCATTAATGATTCTGCGTTTTTGAACGAATTACATTTCTAtcataattgaataaataaaaataaccatgtgatttatttaaaatccaTCTATGCTTCTATTTATCCATAAACACAGTCTTTAGcaatatagttatagttatatatacacacacatt is from Carassius auratus strain Wakin chromosome 25, ASM336829v1, whole genome shotgun sequence and encodes:
- the LOC113043273 gene encoding armadillo repeat-containing protein 10-like encodes the protein MGDDTVVARLCSVKALLGIVAGAGASYGIYKLVFSRAGDAGVNRKKSAKSVTIQPGSLMAKVSGFKVVSKSDNLDPTVDTESSDIFSKSAANLEPRHLSMLLSLLQSSPNLEERRKVLVTLGNAAAFTVNQDLLREFGGLHIIAGFLSDPSPEIRVQTLNALNNLSMNIRNQEQLKIYVSSVMQMIEMSPVNSDLQLAALRLLTNLSVTDNHQHLMKGSITLLLSLLVVSSEVLQIQVLKVLVNLSSNPDLMDDIVQAQAPASLILLFDGCTSTSVLLRLLFFVGNLRAWRPSAQVAEALRRRQDSLFCVLLDSSSQLHRKLPLLLSHPDEEVKSQVARLLT